CGCCTCCCGCCGCAAAGCGGAGGAATATATCAAACAAGGGTGGATCAAGGTCAACGGCCAGGTCGTGACCGAGCTGGGGACGAAGATCGATCCGGCTACAGATAGGGTAGAGCTTAGCGAACAGGCCCACAAACACCAGGAA
The sequence above is a segment of the Candidatus Margulisiibacteriota bacterium genome. Coding sequences within it:
- a CDS encoding pseudouridine synthase, with the translated sequence MVKIRLQKYCSEQGLASRRKAEEYIKQGWIKVNGQVVTELGTKIDPATDRVELSEQAHKHQE